A region of Sulfuricella denitrificans skB26 DNA encodes the following proteins:
- the arfB gene encoding alternative ribosome rescue aminoacyl-tRNA hydrolase ArfB — MIRITSWLAINENEIELQFIRASGPGGQNVNKVSTAVQLRFDVARSPSLPEDVRARLMKLAGNRLTNEGVLLIEAKRHRTQERNRQDAIARLVELILHATEKPKPRIATKPTKASKRRRLETKKQRSETKQARGKVAN, encoded by the coding sequence ATGATACGGATTACTTCATGGCTCGCCATCAATGAGAACGAAATCGAACTGCAGTTCATTCGCGCTTCCGGGCCGGGCGGGCAGAACGTCAACAAGGTTTCGACTGCAGTGCAGTTGCGCTTTGATGTGGCGCGTTCGCCTTCGCTACCCGAGGATGTGCGAGCTCGCCTGATGAAGCTGGCGGGAAACCGCCTGACCAACGAGGGCGTACTGCTGATCGAGGCCAAGCGCCATCGCACGCAGGAGCGCAACCGGCAGGACGCAATTGCCCGCCTGGTAGAACTGATTCTTCACGCCACCGAAAAACCTAAGCCGCGTATTGCAACGAAACCGACCAAAGCGTCGAAAAGGCGCAGGCTGGAAACCAAGAAGCAACGTAGCGAGACCAAGCAGGCGAGGGGAAAGGTCGCGAATTAA
- a CDS encoding pirin family protein, producing MINIRKAHERGHADHGWLNTWHTFSFADYHDPEQMGYSSLRVINDDRVAAGGGFPTHPHRDMEIVTYVLSGALEHQDSMGNGTVIRPGEVQRMSAGTGIRHSEFNASASEEVHLLQIWIMPDRSGLTPSYEQKFFDAAEKLGRLRLVASPDGREGSVTIHQDAKLYAGLIDPEHPAEHNLPPGRHVYLHVARGAASLNGEALKAGDGARIESESKIRLESNSSAEILLFDLA from the coding sequence ATAATCAACATCCGCAAAGCCCATGAACGCGGCCATGCCGACCACGGCTGGCTGAACACCTGGCATACGTTCTCTTTCGCCGATTACCACGATCCCGAGCAGATGGGCTATTCCAGCCTGCGCGTCATCAACGACGACCGGGTGGCGGCGGGCGGCGGCTTTCCTACCCATCCCCACCGCGACATGGAGATCGTGACTTATGTCCTGTCTGGCGCGCTGGAACACCAGGACAGCATGGGCAACGGCACTGTGATCCGCCCCGGCGAAGTTCAGCGCATGAGCGCGGGCACCGGCATCCGGCACAGCGAATTCAATGCTTCCGCCAGCGAGGAAGTGCATCTGCTGCAAATCTGGATCATGCCGGACCGTAGCGGCCTAACGCCGAGCTATGAACAGAAATTCTTCGATGCCGCCGAAAAACTTGGCAGGCTACGCTTGGTCGCCTCGCCAGACGGCAGAGAAGGCTCGGTGACTATCCACCAGGACGCGAAGCTGTATGCCGGCCTGATCGACCCCGAGCACCCAGCCGAGCACAATCTGCCACCGGGTCGGCACGTCTATCTCCACGTTGCCCGGGGGGCGGCCAGCCTCAACGGGGAAGCTCTGAAAGCGGGCGATGGAGCGCGCATCGAGAGTGAAAGCAAAATTCGTCTAGAATCTAATAGTTCGGCAGAAATTTTGCTGTTCGATCTGGCCTGA
- a CDS encoding UDP-glucuronic acid decarboxylase family protein, which yields MQRGCHTRKRILVTGGAGFIGSHLCERLLSDGHDILCVDNFYTGTRDNITHLLDHPHFELLRHDITFPLFVEVDEIYNLACPASPIHYQNDPVQTTKTSVHGSINMLGLAKRVHAKILLASTSEVYGDPAMHPQQESYWGHVNPIGPRACYDEGKRCAETLFFDYHRQHGLHIKVARIFNTYGPRMHPDDGRVVSNFIVQTLRGLPITIYGDGQQTRSFCYIDDMIEALVRLMNTSDDFTGPVNLGNPVEFTIYELAQHILRLVGSTADPIFHLLPEDDPRQRCPDITLAKKIMEWQPGIALDTGLKQTIDYFRNQFQFATD from the coding sequence ATGCAACGCGGCTGCCATACACGTAAACGTATTCTCGTTACCGGGGGTGCAGGATTTATCGGTTCGCACCTGTGCGAACGACTGCTCTCGGATGGTCACGATATCCTGTGTGTGGACAATTTTTATACTGGCACCCGCGACAACATCACTCACCTGCTCGATCACCCGCACTTTGAGCTGCTGCGTCACGACATCACTTTCCCGCTGTTTGTGGAAGTAGATGAAATATACAACTTGGCCTGCCCAGCCTCACCGATTCACTATCAGAACGACCCAGTGCAGACCACTAAAACCAGCGTGCACGGTTCGATCAACATGCTGGGGCTGGCCAAACGCGTGCATGCTAAAATCCTGCTCGCCTCGACTAGCGAGGTCTATGGCGATCCCGCCATGCACCCTCAACAGGAATCATACTGGGGACACGTTAATCCGATCGGCCCGCGCGCCTGCTACGACGAGGGCAAGCGCTGTGCCGAAACGCTTTTCTTCGATTATCATCGCCAGCATGGCCTGCACATCAAAGTTGCGCGCATCTTTAACACCTATGGCCCGCGTATGCATCCTGACGACGGCAGGGTGGTTTCCAACTTTATCGTGCAGACCCTTCGGGGTTTACCCATTACCATTTATGGCGATGGCCAGCAGACCCGCTCATTTTGCTATATAGACGACATGATCGAGGCGTTAGTTCGCCTCATGAATACATCTGATGATTTCACCGGACCCGTCAACCTGGGTAATCCAGTGGAATTCACGATATACGAGCTGGCACAGCACATTTTGCGCTTGGTCGGCTCCACCGCCGACCCGATATTCCATCTTTTGCCCGAAGATGATCCCCGCCAGCGTTGCCCCGACATCACGCTGGCCAAAAAGATAATGGAATGGCAACCTGGCATAGCCTTGGACACCGGGCTGAAACAAACCATCGACTATTTCCGCAATCAGTTCCAATTCGCCACTGACTGA
- a CDS encoding alkene reductase codes for MTTHLFTPLQMGPYTLTNRIVMAPLTRNRAGAGNVPQPMNIEYYRQRASAGLIISEGSQISPSAVGYPATPGIHSTEQIAGWKRVTDAVHGRGGRIFLQLWHCGRISHPSLLDAGTLPVAPSAIKPDGQAFTYRGLQPFVTPRALEASELPGIVEDYRKAAQNAMEAGFDGVEIHAANGYLLDQFLRDGSNQRTDAYGGSLENRCRLLLEVTRAVSDVWGANCVGVRLSPINPFNDMHDSNPQKTFEYVAAALGSFGLAYLHGMEGTIGESKHAPQEFDFTPFRRAFKGTYITNGGYDKALAEEALTTGYADLVAFGVPFIANPDLPERFAENSPLNEADPNTFYGGDEKGYTDYPFLS; via the coding sequence ATGACAACTCATCTTTTCACACCGCTGCAAATGGGGCCCTATACATTGACCAACCGCATCGTCATGGCGCCGCTGACCCGAAACCGGGCAGGCGCCGGCAATGTACCCCAGCCGATGAATATCGAATATTACCGCCAGCGCGCCTCGGCCGGCCTGATCATCAGCGAGGGCTCGCAGATTTCGCCCTCTGCTGTCGGCTACCCCGCCACGCCCGGCATCCACAGCACCGAGCAGATCGCCGGCTGGAAGCGGGTGACCGATGCGGTGCATGGCCGCGGTGGGCGCATTTTCCTGCAACTGTGGCACTGCGGTCGGATTTCCCACCCCTCGCTGCTGGATGCCGGCACGCTGCCGGTTGCGCCCTCAGCCATAAAGCCGGATGGACAGGCTTTCACCTACCGGGGATTGCAGCCCTTCGTCACGCCGCGCGCCCTGGAAGCATCCGAGTTGCCAGGCATTGTCGAGGACTACCGCAAGGCGGCGCAGAACGCCATGGAGGCGGGCTTCGATGGCGTCGAAATTCACGCCGCCAACGGCTACCTGCTCGACCAGTTCCTGCGCGACGGATCCAACCAGCGCACCGACGCCTACGGCGGCTCGCTGGAAAATCGCTGCCGCCTGCTTCTCGAAGTCACCCGGGCCGTCTCCGATGTATGGGGGGCGAACTGCGTCGGCGTACGACTTTCCCCAATCAACCCGTTCAATGACATGCACGACTCCAACCCGCAGAAGACCTTCGAGTACGTGGCGGCGGCGCTGGGTTCCTTTGGCCTGGCCTACCTGCACGGCATGGAAGGCACCATCGGCGAGAGCAAGCATGCCCCGCAGGAATTCGACTTCACGCCCTTCCGGCGCGCCTTCAAGGGCACCTACATCACCAACGGCGGCTACGACAAGGCGCTCGCCGAAGAAGCCTTGACCACGGGCTATGCCGACCTGGTGGCCTTCGGGGTACCCTTCATCGCCAACCCGGATTTGCCGGAACGTTTCGCCGAAAATTCTCCACTTAACGAAGCCGACCCGAACACCTTCTACGGTGGCGACGAAAAAGGCTATACCGACTACCCGTTTCTCTCTTAA
- a CDS encoding methyl-accepting chemotaxis protein: MSHSAAKSISIKIRLLLIMAAALTGMILIAVFALQSEKATLLEDRKVKTRHLVEGAHSLLGHFYDLQQKGVLSEDAAKDAAMKAIKALRYEQKEYFWINDFTAPIPKVLMHPTVPALDGKVADAEKFNCATSMQAGLDGSIEKTDGKKNLFAAFTEVANKGGQGYVTYNWPKPKVGGGTTTELYTKLSFVKKFDGWNWLIGSGIYLDDVDKIFWNHATWLIGIIMAIAALIGGIMVMVIRRISQSLNELGSAMDQIQTSNDLSRRVAVSANDEIGQIGHSFNQMIQSFQEIIQQVISNSRGVMQAAGKLSESSHHVAISSQSQSEATASMAAAVEEVTTSMDHVAESSQETDNIARKAGELSAQGSEVVRGAAAEMSKIADSVKQSSQFIQELGEHSAQISTIVNVIKEIADQTNLLALNAAIEAARAGEQGRGFAVVADEVRKLAERTARSTEEITAMIGSIQSGTHHAVASMQEGSTRVTEGVAMANRAGDSMSQIRDGANQVISAVSDISSALREQSAASNQVAQNVEKIARMTEENSVAANEIAGEAQHLESLAGALESAVSRFKA; this comes from the coding sequence ATGAGTCATTCCGCCGCAAAAAGCATCAGCATCAAAATCCGCCTGTTATTGATCATGGCCGCTGCCTTGACAGGCATGATACTAATCGCGGTTTTTGCTTTGCAGTCAGAGAAGGCCACCCTGCTTGAGGATCGCAAGGTCAAGACCCGCCACCTGGTCGAGGGCGCCCACAGCCTCCTCGGCCATTTTTACGACCTGCAGCAGAAGGGCGTACTCTCCGAGGACGCGGCGAAAGATGCTGCGATGAAGGCGATCAAGGCATTACGCTATGAACAGAAGGAATACTTCTGGATCAACGATTTCACCGCCCCGATACCGAAAGTATTAATGCACCCAACCGTGCCTGCGCTAGACGGCAAGGTAGCTGATGCCGAAAAATTCAACTGCGCCACGAGCATGCAGGCCGGTCTGGATGGCTCCATCGAAAAAACCGATGGCAAGAAAAATCTGTTCGCCGCCTTCACTGAAGTCGCCAACAAAGGCGGCCAGGGTTACGTTACTTACAACTGGCCTAAACCCAAAGTGGGCGGCGGCACTACCACTGAACTCTACACCAAGCTGTCTTTCGTCAAAAAATTCGATGGCTGGAACTGGCTGATCGGCTCCGGCATCTACCTCGACGACGTGGACAAAATATTCTGGAACCACGCTACCTGGTTGATCGGCATCATTATGGCGATAGCAGCGCTGATCGGCGGGATCATGGTCATGGTTATTCGCCGCATAAGCCAATCTCTGAATGAACTGGGAAGTGCAATGGACCAGATCCAGACCAGTAACGATCTGTCGCGGCGAGTCGCTGTTAGCGCCAATGATGAAATCGGCCAGATCGGCCATTCATTCAACCAGATGATCCAGAGTTTCCAGGAAATTATTCAGCAAGTGATTAGCAACTCGCGCGGCGTCATGCAGGCTGCCGGCAAGCTTTCAGAGTCCTCGCATCACGTCGCCATAAGTTCGCAGAGCCAGAGCGAAGCAACGGCGTCAATGGCGGCGGCGGTAGAAGAAGTGACGACCAGTATGGATCATGTCGCGGAAAGTTCGCAGGAAACCGACAACATTGCCCGCAAAGCGGGCGAACTATCCGCCCAGGGTAGCGAGGTAGTGCGAGGCGCTGCGGCGGAAATGAGCAAGATCGCCGATTCAGTAAAGCAATCCTCGCAATTCATTCAGGAACTGGGCGAGCATTCTGCGCAGATTTCAACAATCGTAAACGTTATCAAGGAGATCGCCGACCAGACCAACCTGCTGGCGCTCAATGCCGCTATCGAGGCGGCGCGGGCCGGCGAACAGGGGCGTGGTTTCGCCGTGGTGGCGGACGAAGTGAGAAAGCTTGCCGAACGGACTGCCCGCTCTACCGAAGAAATCACCGCGATGATCGGCAGCATCCAGAGCGGCACGCACCACGCCGTGGCGAGCATGCAGGAAGGCAGTACTCGTGTTACCGAAGGTGTGGCGATGGCGAATCGCGCCGGCGACTCGATGAGTCAGATCAGGGACGGCGCCAACCAGGTAATTTCCGCCGTTAGTGACATTTCTTCTGCCTTGCGCGAGCAAAGCGCCGCCAGCAACCAAGTGGCGCAGAATGTGGAAAAGATTGCGCGAATGACTGAAGAAAACAGCGTCGCGGCGAATGAAATTGCCGGAGAGGCGCAACATCTGGAAAGCTTGGCGGGTGCACTGGAGAGTGCGGTCAGCCGGTTTAAGGCTTAA
- a CDS encoding nitroreductase family protein has translation MQTKTASTQVDVHDIIAKRWSCRAFDASKPVSREQIVALLEAARWSPSCFGDEPWRFIVWDKNSDAAAWQKAFDCLGEWNQNWVKNAPVLMLTTANSLFSKNGKPNRWGQYDTGAAAENLCLQAVASGLMAHQMGGFDVEKTRSAFNIPNEFALMAMIAVGYQGEPEVLNDNEELKELELAARARTPLGVHFFDGDWGVPVKG, from the coding sequence ATGCAAACCAAAACCGCCTCAACCCAGGTCGACGTTCACGACATCATCGCCAAGCGCTGGAGCTGCCGCGCCTTCGACGCAAGCAAACCGGTCAGTCGGGAGCAGATCGTCGCCCTGCTGGAGGCCGCGCGCTGGTCGCCCTCCTGCTTCGGCGACGAGCCGTGGCGCTTCATCGTATGGGACAAGAACAGCGATGCCGCTGCCTGGCAGAAAGCCTTCGACTGCCTGGGGGAATGGAACCAGAATTGGGTGAAAAACGCGCCGGTACTGATGCTGACCACCGCCAACAGCCTGTTCAGCAAGAACGGCAAACCCAACCGCTGGGGCCAGTACGACACCGGTGCCGCCGCCGAGAATCTATGTCTGCAAGCAGTAGCTTCGGGCTTGATGGCGCATCAGATGGGTGGCTTCGATGTGGAAAAAACGCGCAGCGCTTTCAACATTCCCAATGAATTCGCATTGATGGCGATGATCGCGGTGGGCTACCAGGGCGAGCCGGAAGTACTTAACGACAATGAGGAACTGAAGGAACTGGAACTGGCTGCTCGCGCCAGAACCCCGCTGGGCGTACACTTTTTCGATGGTGACTGGGGCGTACCGGTAAAGGGCTAA
- the gluQRS gene encoding tRNA glutamyl-Q(34) synthetase GluQRS, giving the protein MGLNSMIFKMPEDKPLYRGRFAPSPTGPLHFGSLVAAVGSFLEARSRSGEWLVRMEDLDLPRTVPGAADDILRTLDAFGLHWDGVVMVQSARNEAYRAALDELEKLGAAYPCACTRKEIADSAISGIDGPVYPGICRAGLPEGRAPRAVRVRTDLTPVGFEDALQGHISQILESEVGDFVVRRADGLFAYQIAVVVDDAEQAITHIVRGADLLDSTPRQIYLQKLLSLPTPSYLHLPVAVNERGEKLSKQTLAPAVNMVNSVAQLCEALAFLNQAPPAELKEADLDDFWKWAIAHWRADKLPAVREMVLSGGKALA; this is encoded by the coding sequence ATGGGACTGAACTCCATGATTTTCAAGATGCCAGAAGATAAACCCCTTTACCGAGGTCGCTTTGCGCCATCACCGACCGGTCCGCTGCATTTCGGCTCGCTGGTGGCGGCGGTCGGCAGTTTTCTTGAAGCGCGCAGCCGCAGCGGCGAGTGGCTGGTACGGATGGAAGATCTCGATCTGCCCCGCACAGTGCCTGGTGCGGCTGACGACATCCTGCGCACACTCGACGCCTTCGGCTTGCACTGGGACGGGGTGGTGATGGTCCAGAGCGCTCGCAACGAAGCTTACCGCGCCGCCCTGGATGAACTGGAAAAGCTTGGCGCAGCCTACCCCTGCGCCTGTACCCGCAAGGAGATCGCCGATTCCGCCATCAGCGGCATCGATGGCCCGGTGTACCCCGGTATATGTCGGGCCGGCTTGCCGGAAGGTCGAGCCCCACGTGCGGTGCGAGTGCGCACTGACCTCACGCCGGTCGGCTTCGAAGATGCGCTGCAGGGGCATATCAGCCAGATTCTGGAATCTGAGGTGGGCGACTTCGTAGTCCGCCGTGCCGACGGCCTGTTCGCCTACCAGATCGCGGTGGTGGTGGACGACGCCGAGCAAGCGATCACTCACATCGTGCGCGGTGCCGATTTGCTCGATTCCACTCCGCGCCAGATTTACCTGCAAAAATTATTGAGTCTGCCTACCCCGTCTTACCTGCACTTGCCAGTGGCCGTGAATGAACGTGGCGAAAAGCTCAGCAAGCAGACTCTCGCGCCGGCGGTGAATATGGTCAACTCTGTGGCGCAATTGTGCGAGGCGCTGGCATTCCTCAACCAAGCTCCGCCGGCAGAATTGAAAGAAGCCGATCTGGATGATTTCTGGAAGTGGGCGATCGCTCACTGGCGGGCGGATAAGTTGCCAGCGGTCAGGGAGATGGTGCTATCCGGAGGAAAGGCGCTTGCATAA
- a CDS encoding DUF924 family protein, whose translation MSAQITPQNILDFWYSKEMQSRWFASTPALDDEIRNKFEALWRKAATGELDGWKETPVGCLALVIVLDQLPLNMFRGKAESFSTEQQAVEIAKHAIGKGYNLHLPAEHLAFLYMPLMHSENLADQDLSVRLFEAAKLESNLRFAQHHRELIRKYGRFPHRNGILGRENTPEEIEYLASKEAFLG comes from the coding sequence ATGTCAGCCCAAATAACCCCCCAAAACATTCTCGACTTCTGGTACTCGAAGGAAATGCAAAGCCGCTGGTTTGCATCAACGCCGGCACTGGATGACGAGATACGGAACAAATTCGAGGCGTTGTGGCGCAAAGCCGCCACAGGGGAACTCGACGGCTGGAAAGAGACTCCTGTGGGCTGTCTGGCCTTGGTCATCGTACTCGACCAGTTGCCGCTGAACATGTTTCGCGGGAAGGCAGAGAGCTTCAGCACCGAGCAACAGGCGGTCGAAATTGCCAAACACGCTATCGGCAAAGGCTATAACCTGCACTTGCCGGCAGAGCACCTGGCCTTTCTGTACATGCCGTTGATGCACAGCGAGAACCTCGCAGATCAGGATCTCTCAGTCAGGCTGTTCGAAGCAGCGAAACTCGAAAGCAACCTGCGTTTTGCGCAACATCATCGGGAACTGATCCGGAAATACGGCCGCTTTCCTCATCGCAACGGCATACTTGGGCGGGAAAATACACCCGAGGAAATCGAGTATCTTGCTTCGAAAGAAGCATTTCTGGGCTAG